The Anabas testudineus chromosome 15, fAnaTes1.2, whole genome shotgun sequence DNA segment GCGACATGTGTTGGGCTGCAGTGGAAGAGATGCTGGCTGGAAAATATTGCCTAACCAGGCCAATGCACAAGGAAATTAGTTACTGTAGTAATTTCTAGACTTCCAAAGCTCCAGagaggtgtttttatttttcaatagCTTAAATTTCCACCTTGTAGCACAGTcctattattgttattattatttgcattattattattattattattgttattatactGGTAAAATTATATCTAAGAAATCATTCAGTTTAAGATTGTTGATTGAAATTAAAGTGCTGCTTGTTTACAGCTGTACTATTAAATGACAcagaatacagtatgtgtgtatataaatatatatatgtttatatatatggatGTTAACATTATCATGTGATTCAAGCTTTTACGCTGAAAATTTAACTGTAATTCTCTtcctgaaaataataataacctcCAAAATGAATTGAACTGCTCGGAAGCTGTGTCTTCTGCAGGTATGTAATGTTATGCTcccctgtgctgctgttgtatCCCACGCAGGGCACGGCGGTGTGAACCAGCTCGGCGGGGTGTTTGTGAACGGCAGACCCCTCCCGGACGTGGTGAGGCAGCGGATCGTGGAGCTGGCCCACCAGGGCGTCAGGCCCTGCGACATCTCCAGACAGCTACGGGTCAGTCACGGCTGTGTCAGCAAAATCCTCGGCAGGTAAAAGGAGGGATCTACTACCAACAGAGCCCTATGTGTGTCAAACATCAATCTTCTATAGCTCGTATGTGCGCACCCAGCTCTATTTCAGCCGCGGTCATCGGTTATATAGGCaggtcatttttttctttctctctctctctttttattttttccttgaACACAGCAGTTCTGCGTCCGAGATTTTCTATCCATCACTTGCAGCCTCGCCAGAGAAAAGCATCATAATCAGGAAATAAATTTTAGGAGGAAAGTTTACAGCTAAACATTAAGGATAAAAAATATCCCAGAGGAGTATGAGTCTGTATTCTTATTGTAGAGGACGGTAGGTGATAAAGAAAATACTATAAAGGATCATGAGACCATTTGAAAACcgactttttacttttacagatTGTAATATAGCAGAGATAAGAAAAACACCTAAATCTATGGCCACTATAAACTCAACTTTCAGCATCATAGtgtgtcagaaaaaaacacCATAAATACACAGGCGACTTGATGTTCTTACATTTTTTTCGTCAGTGTAACATTTAAATCTGCGAAATTGGATTTATATCATTTTACCTAAGAGCACAATGCTGTGAGataatattttgaaatatatttttttcagctATCAGAAGGCATTTCAGAGgtatttcatttcacacacactgaatgtttGTTACCAACATTGACCAGTAGGTCATGGTGGCATGTCGTGCATGCTACTTTAGGCTCATGGAGACTGGAAAATAGATCTAAACTGTGTTCTTACAACTAAACTGTCCCTTGTTCTGTCCGTCTCACTGCTTACATTGTGTGATTTTAATTACACCTCTTTTCGTTGAAAATCCGCTCTGTTCACCTTCCAGCTGACACCCAATTAGGCCAATATAACACCGCACTCCCAGACCAATTAATcgattaaatcacatttatattattttttgccCTACATGTAACTGCAAGAAGATCGGcgttagatttttttttaagccacTTGTCTCATCTATCAAAAACTGACTGGATTGTTGAATTAAGGAGGGATCCACTCAGGAACACTGTCTCTGTCCCCATGCAGGTACTATGAAACCGGCAGTATTAAACCAGGAGTCATTGGTGGCTCCAAACCAAAGGTTGCAACCCCGAAAGTGGTGGATAAAATTGCAGAATACAAGCGCCAGAATCCAACCATGTTCGCCTGGGAGATAAGGGACCGACTACTGGCCGAGGGCGTCTGCGACAACGACACCGTCCCCAGCGTTTCATCCATCAACAGGTAGGTGGAAATTGCACTTATTAAAATTtcgtttattttttttaaagcatgtcGAGTTGTTCTAAAACGCATCTTTGCTCAGCTcacttcttttaaaatgtgaagccagcgcaaaaaaaaaaaaaaagaaattagaagcgattctggaaaaaaaaactccctgacATTTGCCATGCGTAAATTGGATAAATCATCTCGGAAATAAGCAGAGAGATGTTTTATCTTCTCATACAAGGCTGAACTATAGTCATTTCCAGCCGTGTCTTTCCGGGGTGGTCTCAGCAGTGCAATTCAATCTCCTGCGCGGCCCTCCACAACACAGGCAGCTCTGGGAGCTGAGTCTGGAGCCACGAAGATTCACATCTGTCTCGATAAAAACCGATCAATACCGCGTAACCAGATCCAGAGGCAGAGGGAAATACCCAACAAAGTCGTTTAATAGGCGGACCACACTGCGACAGAGGCgacagcagcatttttttttttttatttactgccaACCAGTTTCTGGGTTTTTTTAACACCACTCAGGTGAATGTGGAGCGAgcttatttataattaaatgtaaaaaccacacattattattattgttgctcttaatattattgttattattatttagttggTCTTACTTTAAAttgtaaaagcagaataaatCGAATAAACAGTGTTGACGTGGACTATGAAAGAGTTTCTGTTCCACTGAAGCAGCTAAAGCAGGAGACACCCTACACCTTCAACTTTCCACCAGAAGCGACAGCAATGGACAAAGTAGCTTTAGACAGAGGAGGCTGGTGAAAAGCCccagtgcatgtgtgcaaaGGGAAAAAGCCCCATAGTGCCTGCGAGTGGTGAACTTTGGTTAGAATGCACTGTTCCAGAGAGCTGGTCATCggcattacattttaatgagctAAAGAGAGTCTCATCACACATCCACCTAAAGGCAGGAGACGAATTCagcttaaacaaaaaaaaaaaataaaaataaaacaacactagGCTGCCATGGAAATTAGGGTTTCAACAGGTCTTTCCGCCCCATATTCTGTTTTCACCTGTTGTTCATAAAACCAAGGATAATGCATTCAAAAAGTGTGCTATGACTATCTGCTGAAGTTTGAACTGTGTGGGAATTAGTGGTTTCCATGGTGTCCTTTGAAACTAAGTTGGtctgcattttaataattaacGTCAGACCTCCTGGCAATGCACAAATCAGCATATTTTTTAATCACCTAACTAAGACCTTACAAATACCTACACAACTATAAGTGCACAACTTTGTCCTCCAGGAGTTTATCagtattgtaaaaataaaattcatttgatatttatttcaCTGCACAGAAAAATGCAGAGGCGTCTTTTTGGAATTGAAAATCTAACGTTAACTTCATAGTATTTGTCAAACTACAGggtatttaaaaacattgtttttacgTTCTTGTTACTGTTGATAAAGGGAGGACTGGGAAAGATGTGGAGGAGGAACTGAGcgaaaaagagaagcaaaagaGGCAGGTCAGGGGGAGAGAAACGAGACAGTGGACCCCTGGTGGGCGATGTGGTTAGAGGGCTGACCTCTGCTCTCTTAACTAAATAGGATGTCCTggctttaaacacattttcctgcatGAATTATTAAAGATTACACAGAGACTGGGttgcactttgttttgttgccGCAGAGAGGAGTTTCCACGTTCTGCACCATGCCCAGTGGACAGAGGTGCATCCGTAAGGTCCTAAGCGGCTTTCAGTCATATTGatctacattttaatttttctttggggatattttattttacaacaggCAAACACCAAAGTCGTTAATTCACCCATCCAGATTGCTTATTCAATATCAACAGCGCAGACTTGAAACAAAGTCCTTGAATTTACGAGGCTCCCTTGAGTCATGAGGTCAGATAACAGTTGTGGTGTGATGTTagaaattcaaataaaatattgatgtgtgttttctggagGAGGCTGCTAGCTTTTGTTGCCCTGCCCGAAGGAGAGAGTATGGAAGACACATGAGATAGTGAGGAGAATGAAAAGAACCTGATGTACATTTTTTGCCTTGGGGATGTTAACCCCAGAGCTGCCTGAATCAGAATTGATAGGTTATTGCTGCATTCACGTGTGAACATCATTTGCCTCATCTGCAGTCTTTAAAAGTCCGTTTTTGTCACACCTCCATGTGAAATATCTGTCGGTGCACAATGCTGCCTGTTATTCAATGATCCCACATTCCCCTGTCAATCAAAAGATTACCATATCCGTGCTTTAATCTGATGCGATCATGCCCATAAGAGTCACAACTGAGCTTGTGTAAATCCCACTGTACCTTTCTGTTTTACTAAAAGACTTACATCCATCCTCAAATTCACAAACATGATCTCTAATGCCTGTAATTTTTGTTGTCGTTAATGTTTCCTGACTGCTGTggcacttttttattttctaataacaAAGTGCATCAGAGATTAAAAGACACTAAATGTGGCAGTGGTCTCAGGATGGGCCAATAGGACACTATTGCTTTCCTGTCACGTATAATTTATAGATAACCATTTGCATGCGCTGTTCCTTGCTGACATTCGTCATCAACTTTTCTATCCCGGAGTCCCAATCAATAAGCTCTGATCCTTGGTGGGCCTGGAGGATTCCTGTGTGCTACACTGAgcaacaaaaaggcaaaaaaaaaaaaaaaaaaaaaacagacataagaGAGGTATCCAAAAAATAGAGATAGAAACAAAAAGGAATGAATTGGAGAAAAATCaagagagagtgaaaggaaagaaagacagcCATTGTGAAGTACAGTAAAACAGGGAGCACATTGGACAGCAGAgtagaaatgagaaaagaggatGATGGGGAGTGAGAGGAGCGAAAGATCAGGTttaagagatggagagagaaaaagagagcgaggagaaaagagggagtGGGGAGCTGGAGAGGGAGATTATTAGAGTTGGCCAGGTAGAGCCAGTGAAGCTGATCATTGAGGTGAATTGATGTGATTTCATGCTTTGTTTGCAAGATCATTCAGACCAAAGTGCAATGAAGACTTTCCCGCCACATCACATCTTACTGGGATGGGGACTTTATCATATTTCTAACCTCAGAATCCAGCTAGATTGAATCCACAATCTCAGGGGGCAGCCGCTATTCACTCTCACACAGGACCAGAGAGATTGCCCCTAAAGCACTGAGATTGGCTATTTGTGACAGGGGCCTGAATATGAGGATACACGCAGCCCAAACGACGGAGCACTTGTACATGCACGGGTGTAAGTGTACCTGATGTGCCATGTTTAAGCGTCCCGGGGCGGCTGGGCTAGTGCGAAATCTCCTTGCTCTGGAAGCAGTATTGATTGATCTGTGTCTGTTGTTCACTTTCCCAGGATTATCCGCACCAAAGTCCAGCAGCAATTCCACCCGTCCCCGGACGGATCTGTCACGCCGCTATCCACACCCGGCCACACCATAGGTGAGCGGGAATTAAGTTACACACGGATTACGACACAGTCAAATGAGCCAATCGAGGCTGCTGAAACAAGACGAAAGCAGGAAGAAAACCCTAACACATACGTGCAATTCTACACGACATgcaccacaaagacacaaaaagcaactcacacacacacacatactgtacacacactaaCCCAGCTTTCTCCATCAGTGCCCAGCACCGCCTCCCCCCCTGTGACCAGCGCCTCCAACGACCCTGTAGGATCCTACTCCATCAACGGCATTCTGGGCATCCCCCGCTCCAACGGCGAGAAGAGGAAACGAGACGATGGTAAGGAAGACACAAGATCCCTTTGTTTTCCATCCTTTTAATTCTCCCCATCACTCGTCTCTtacttttttcctgtgtgtgaaaaagatgGCATTTATGACAGCGCTGCAGccaaatgtgtttctgtgtgctgtCTCCAGTGACTTGTTATGTTGTATATCAGGCAGGGCGAGTGTTGAGAGAATGTTGTGATTCAATCAGCTTTGTGATGCCCTACGTTTTACCATACACCCACAGAGCTGCATCTCAATTTTATGCCATGCTCAGATGTACTATATATTCCATATAACTGTCATACAGCTCTAATCCCCCTTGGCAAGgcatcagtgctgctgctccttcctttcatttctttaatatgacaaaaggcagaaaaagaagcTCTTTTGTGATTTCAGCTTTGATACAGTTATCATTTAATATTCTGCATTATATAGCTacagaacataaaaacatttaaattgattactattataattattatattttattttgtcgtGCTCAACAGCACTAAATCATTCATCGAAGTATTTTTGTAAAACTGCAACCTATACACTACCAGGGGACTGGCAAGAAAATAGACCTAGATACGCTCAAAGATTAAGTGGAAGCCTATCCGGTCCAAGCCAGAATTTCTCATTCCTAGGCAAGGCAAGAGAGTGGACACACACTGCCTGAGGGCTAATAGATTATCGGTTGTGCAAACAATTGGCTTTTTTAATGCCTATGAATTAACATGTCCCTGGTGGAGGCCTGAACAGGTGTAGGAACAGACCGgtggaggcagggagggggCTACATGTGTgcctgcgtgtgtttgtgtatgtgtgattcTGTGGTACTGCTGTGAGGTGGCTGATGGGATGATATGGTTGAAAATGATCTCAAAGAGCACTCATCAAAACAGGCCACTTCcttcttttatgtttctgtctctttagtTCTCTGGAGTGGCAACCACTTGGATGGAAGGAAAATAGGACATTGTAAGTTGAAGTTAGACCaccttttcttttgctttggaCAATCAGATCACAGTACTTCCCTCTCAAttgctttttctgctttttcaggTTTATGAGGGTGGGTAAAATATTTTCCAGTAAATTATTTCctgtgacattaaaacaaattaagcTAAAGTTACTAAGGAAAATCTTATTTTCCATGTAATGGCTTTCAgcttaatatactgtaatgtgtAGTGTAGCTTATTGCAGTTGCTAAAAGCTGTGAATTTTCAATATAATGCAGTTAAAgttcattttttaactttttaactttcTTGTAATTTGGTCTGTGATTATGAATaggtaaataaatcaaaagacaAAAGGAGATCCAGTGCAGGGATCACTTCACTTAAGCCAACAGGATTTTCATCTTGAAAGCTTTATGTGTCTGCCTATATATGATAATTTGACCATGATcaacataagaaaaacaaacaaacaaacaacaacaacaacaaaactgcaCAGGACTTGTACTGCTGGTGTTGTGATAGTGATGGTGTGTTATCCGGGTGTGGCTGAAGTCAGCACTTGCCctttgaggaagaaaaaggTCCCCATTACTGGAGGGCTTTAGAGATAATGTAGTGTGACACGCGTTATGTACACCGGGTCCCCATAAGATGAGCTTCAGGGACATAGGTGCCATAAGAGCCATTAATCTGTCCTTGTCATGTGTTATTGCAAATTAAAAGTAGCATGTTACACTGGACAGCTTCTAGTGAAGATGGGAGGAGGAAGGcgacagaggggaggaggaagaaggaggtgCTGGCAGCCACAGTTTGAGTAAGGATTAGTTTTAGGATTAGTGCACGTGTATATACACACCTACAGTATGCACGGaaatgtgtgtgctgcatgtgtctgtttgtaacTCTGCGGCTTCAGATGCTCTTCACACAGTGGATAtagtgacatttaaaagaatTTGCAATTCTGCAGAGAAAAGCCATTAATTCACAAATTAAcatctctcctcccctccctccctctatcTTGGATGTGCAAGCTATCgaaaagacaaaggaaataGCCTTAaggggggaaaagagagagTCTCAGCCCTTTCTGTGGAGAGATTGGTTTGCATGTCTGCAAGCAGCGATACCAATTATGCCAGTGCTGGGAGAATGCGTCTCAATGCGCACCCTCTTTTGCCCCCCCACagaccccctcctccttccttttcctccttccaccaccatcaccaccaccaccccaccccGAATCTATCCATAGCCAGATTTATTTGTGTATCTCATTACAGGAAATGGAATGTTGTTCCTGCCAAATGCATTAATAGTGAAGAGGGGAAATTAGCCTGTTGTACAGCATGTTCTCACTCAGTCATTTAAACCTATGGTGGAAGTGGAAGCcaagaaaagacacagaggatTGGGTGACAACTGCTGTGTGATTGTCAAATTTGTATAATAGTGCTAGAAGTCCATGCACTCATTTAAAAAGTTTGGGCCTTCCACTTACTTCTCAAACACGTTTTAGAGCTAATTATTATGTTAGACAtacctgttttcatttgttctcctttaaaatgagttgtttttttttattggagcTGCAGCCTGATGTAAATTTGGTCTTTTCCTAGTCTTATATACCGTGACAGGTTACTTCTGACCTTGCTGCTGTATGCAGTCAGATTGATGTGACCTAACTGTGTGTTTCCCTCATCGCTGGCTTACGGCGTCCTGGATGGAGCCCAGTGGAGCTCTGAGGAGGACAGGCACTAGGGAGCTACAGTGATAAATTAGATGGAGAAAGCAAAGGTCATAACTTGTGATTGTAGCGTGGGTGTAGGATGAGTGTAGAAAGAGCTGATGAGTGtgtgagcagagggaaaaaaatatgGTCTAGCAGGTTGTTCATTCATGACATAAAAGAACGATCACACATAGCAGCCAGAGTCATATCAACCTTGTTCAATAGCTTGAGGAAAAATGAATACAGTCACTGTTTTGATTTGTTCAAATTTGATATTTGGCCCTTTTGGAGATTGTCCAGTGTGTATCTCTTAACACATATGACCCATTTGTGGAGTTTAAATCAGTTAGTGTATGAATTTGAACCTGTGCCCACACTGGTTGGCTAGTCAAGCCAGTCCATGACAATGAGTCAATAGAGGATcactttagaaaataaatgcatcCAGAGCgagacagaaataaatggaATCATGAGCACTATGATGGCCCTGATGGGGTCTGTGTGGGAGAGAAAAGCCCAGGTTTGAGCGGGGCCACAGAGCGTAACATAGAGACAAGAAGCTGTTAGGGCCCTGACGGTAGAGGAGGACACAAAAGGGTCCACATTGCatttctccccctcctccttctctgcccTATCTCTGTCGTTCATACTCTCCAACGTTTCAGTTCTTCTCTTGTTGTCCCCTTCTTCTTTCTGTGAGTCTTGTGGGTTAACCATTTGCATTCAGCAAATTGGCTGCGTGACACCAAGTGTATAGTTGTAAACAATATACAACGAGATCCGTCACAAATATATAAGGAGAGGGAACTCAGTCAATGGAGAGGAATCATGTCAGAGAAAAGTCAATTACGGGCGCCAATGCTGAGAATTAATGGAGCGCTGCATTACTCAGCttgaggagggaggaaaggcaagagaaaagaaagcatACGTTAATTGCATTTCCACAAATACTTGCCACACAGGGTGGCAATGCTAAATGACGAACTGGTCTAGAGAAGACTAGAAATAAAAGCATAGGAGAACAAAGAAAGAGTCTTATTGAAAAGGGAGAGGGTATACTGCAAGAATATCTTTGTtaacaattcatttttaatataattttactgtaaataacttATCTGCTCAAAACTAGGGGTGGTagattatgttttaaatatttggtgCTATATATTAAACCAACCTTATACTTGATCTCACTCCCCCACCTGAGCTACAACGATGCTCTTAATAATGTTAATGAATCACAAACTGGATCTCTATAGttgtgtacttttatttatttgttataaacTTTGTGCATCAACCTAGATCTGAAAATTTGAATTGAAGTAAATAACACAGCTGGAGTGCTTCAACATACTATTGACACACTTTCAGTGCTGACAGTGACTGCAAATAAACATCACCATGCCTGCTGACAGTCAGTACACTGGTTGGTGGTGCGAAATCGAATTAATAAAGCTCTTAAACACGCCACAACATAACAGGATCTTAACAGCCATGGCAGTGTTGcatgcctctttctctctctctacccccaccccacccacctCTCTCCTTTCCGCTTCAGAGGTTTCATAAATATAGCTAGCTTACAGGGAAGGAGTGTTCACCCTCTGGGTATACAAGTTTGTTTGtgcttgcttttatttttttatttttttttttcaagctcaactgcatttttaaaaacaccaacaaatgATCCGCAATTTGCGACAGCATCATTTCGCCTATCAGCAGAGGACAAATACTTAAACGGTCAACTCGTAGTCTCTGATCTAGGAAACCCCATGTGATTGAtttacagagagagacaggcagtgTGTAGGAATTCATTTGCCTTTCAAACAAGTCCCCACCTCTACTCTGCTCTGAGTTATCTTATCACAGGGGAacagagcagatgaaagagGGACATAAAGTGCCACCATGCCAGCAGAGGACGTTAACATCCCCCTTAGagacaaagcaaaacagaacaGCTTTTGATACAACTGTCTGTTTAACAGtagctagtgtgtgtgtgtgtgtgtgtgtgtgtgtgtgtgtgtgtgtgtgtgtgtacatgttcaAATGCATTAGCTTACAGAAGGTGTACAGCACGTTTTCAGTCCATTTTGTCCATTGGTTGAGTTGAATCTTTGGTGCTTTGAGATGGTAGAAAGctgcaaaaatgtttaacagtatTATACATTATATGAATACATTAACTTATGGACACAGTGAGGTCAGATAGGTTCTGTTTGTTCAAGCTGATCAAAGACAGTATTTACCAGAAAGCTCATTCCGTTTCAGGACGACGCGTGAATGTCACTGTTGGAGAGTCTTGTTTTTATCTCAGTTTGTCTCCTCACACTTTGGTGTTAAAACAAAGATACGCAGTCAGCTGGTGCTGTGGGAGTGATAAGAGAATACCTGCTGAGACACCCAAAGGAGATGAAGAAAcagtgagaaaatgaaacaagcGAGTCAATGagacgcacgcacacacacatacacaatctgGCAGTCAGGCTTCACACACCACTTGACACGCCGACTGTCAAAGGATGAATCTGATTTATTGCAGCTATCTTATGATATGTGTCAAACGTGAACCTCTAATGGCAAATCctgaaaagaaatgatttattattatttctatttaaaggCCAAATCATTAATATTAGGCCACATTAATATGAGATATATTGACATATATCATATCATCTTCAGATCATATATCTGAAGAgttggaaatgaaaaaaaaaaatttttaaaaatttaagCCAGTTTCCTTTACTGGTGAAGCAAACCTGGAAGAACATTTTTTGCTAATgtagattttgttgttgtttagtgtTTGTCCTCGTGTGAAAACCTTGCCAATCCATTTACCAGTTTCAAAAttgagtttttcattttgtaattttgttttactCATGTTTAGATTGCACAAAGTGCACAAAAATGATCCTTTGCGCTCTTGTTGCCAGTTCAGAAAacctgagtgagtgtgtgtgaggggatgCTGAATATAAGCATGCTCCTCCATAGTGAATGACAAACACTTGCTATTGATCGAGCTTACCTCTTTTCTCAGACCAGTTGATACAAGGTAATTAATGACTCCATTTTCTTCTGTACCACAGACAACATACAGCAACATGAATGCTGCTCTACCACCAGTCACCTCAACCCTTCACCCAAGGGTGCTGAAATCAAAAGCACTGTGCTAAAATATTTGGTtaaactgaaggaaaaacacTGATAGACTCATTCATAAATGTTAGACAAAGCTAAAgtcaatata contains these protein-coding regions:
- the pax2a gene encoding paired box protein Pax-2a isoform X3, with product MDIHCKADPFSAMHRHGGVNQLGGVFVNGRPLPDVVRQRIVELAHQGVRPCDISRQLRVSHGCVSKILGRYYETGSIKPGVIGGSKPKVATPKVVDKIAEYKRQNPTMFAWEIRDRLLAEGVCDNDTVPSVSSINRIIRTKVQQQFHPSPDGSVTPLSTPGHTIVPSTASPPVTSASNDPVGSYSINGILGIPRSNGEKRKRDDVLWSGNHLDGRKIGHYASDGSGPGSDSQGSVESLRKHLRADAFTQQQLEALDRVFERPSYPDVFPTSEHIKPEQANEYSLPSLNTGLEDVKPSLSTSASSDLASSVSQSYSVVTGRDMASTTLPGYPPHVPPTGQGSYPTSTLAGMVPGGDFSGNPYSHPQYTTYNEAWRFSNPALLSSPYYYSAASRGSAPPTAATAYDRH